The Diorhabda sublineata isolate icDioSubl1.1 chromosome 6, icDioSubl1.1, whole genome shotgun sequence genome includes a window with the following:
- the LOC130445700 gene encoding syntaxin-6 gives MTLEDPFFVVKDEVFKALNKTRGLYLRWTELQEDSVCITKDEIEWTNTELKNSLRSIEWDLEDLEDTIDIVEKNPSKFKIDNKELTTRKHFIDSTKNEVKSIKERINMNRSRDKDRTARQPLLDSSPVRVANSHSTTKYSKLENNLDSPQRQFLSDTLNQQQYLTRQQEEHLEAISDSLGSLKTVSRHIGVELDEQAGMLDEFGTELENTDSKLDSTMKKVAKVLRLSDDRRQWTVIIILVVILVIVIFLFFIL, from the exons ATGACGCTGGAGGATcccttttttgttgttaaagA TGAGGTCTTCAAAGCATTAAATAAAACACGAGGATTATATCTTAGATGGACTGAGTTACAAGAAGATAGTGTTTGCATTACAAAAGATGAAATAGAATGGACCAATACAGAACTTAAGAATTCTTTGAGAAGCATTGAATGGGATTTAGAAGATTTAGAAGATACAATTGATAT tgtagaaaaaaatccttctaaatttaaaatagacAACAAAGAACTAACGACAAGGAAACATTTTATTGATTCAACTAAAAACGAAGTAAAG tcTATAAAAGAAAGAATCAACATGAATCGGAGTAGAGATAAGGACCGTACTGCAAGAcag CCTTTGTTGGATAGTAGTCCTGTTCGAGTTGCAAATTCGCATTCTAcaacaaaatattccaaattggAGAACAATTTAGATAGTCCTCAGAGACAATTTTTGAGTGATACCCTTAACCAACAACAATATTTAACGAGACAACAAGAAGAACATTTGGAAGCTATCAGTGATTCTTTAGGTTCTTTGAAAACAGTTTCCAGACACATTGGGGTTGAATTAGATGAACAAGCGGG aatGTTGGATGAATTTGGAACAGAATTAGAAAATACTGATTCCAAATTGGATTCTACAATGAAAAAGGTTGCCAAAGTTCTACGACTTTCTGATG ATCGGAGGCAGTGGACcgttataataattttagttgTAATTCTTGTGattgtgatatttttattttttatactgtgA